A single genomic interval of Cucumis sativus cultivar 9930 chromosome 7, Cucumber_9930_V3, whole genome shotgun sequence harbors:
- the LOC116405209 gene encoding uncharacterized protein LOC116405209 — MVISNGKSMFLKSVNCSGEIKDKYFIANLMKEVINEVGHENVVQVITDNAPNCKGLGQLIEAQFPTIIWTSCVVHTLNLALKNICASKNVENNQIVYGECSWIFDIVGDVVVVKFFIMNHSMRLAMFNEFVPLKLLSIAETCFPSVIIMLKRFKLIKDGLQAMVINDKWESYREDDVVKARHVKELVLDGIWWDKISYILSFTSPIYDMLRDCDTDTPCLHLVYDMWDTMIEKVKMSIYKHEGLRPTEFSSFYDVVYNILIDRWNKNSTPLHCLAHSLKPSEEWLTEDPNRVAPHQDVELTRERMKCMKRYFSSSEDRAKVNVEFAQFSTKTGDFDDYDSICERYTIDSISWWATHGTYAPMLQKIAFKVLGQPSSSSCCERNWSTYSFINSIKRNKMTPQRAEDLVFIHSNLRLLSRKTPEYSKGKTKAWDIAGMLLIHLKM; from the exons ATGGTCATTTCTAATGGTAAGTCAATGTTTCTAAAATCGGTCAATTGCTCAGGTGAGATTAAGGATAAGTACTTCATTGCAAATTTGATGAAGGAAGTGATTAATGAAGTCGGTCATGAGAATGTTGTTCAAGTGATAACTGATAATGCTCCCAATTGCAAAGGGCTAGGACAACTTATTGAAGCACAATTTCCGACGATTATATGGACATCATGCGTGGTTCATACTCTAAATCTTGCCTTGAAAAACATTTGTGCTTCCAAGAATgttgaaaataatcaaattgtttATGGAGAGTGCAGCTGGATTTTTGATATTGTTGGGGACGTCGTGGtagtgaaattttttataatgaacCATTCCATGAGACTTGCCATGTTTAATGAATTTGTGCCTCTTAAATTACTTTCAATAGCTGAAACTTGTTTTCCATCGGTTATTATTATGCTCAAAAGGTTTAAGCTTATTAAAGACGGCTTACAAGCTATGgttatcaatgataaatgGGAAAGTTACAGAGAAGATGATGTGGTCAAGGCAAGACATGTAAAGGAGTTGGTGCTCGATGGCATTTGGTGGGAcaaaattagttatattttgTCATTCACTTCACCCATATATGACATGCTAAGAGATTGTGATACAGATACACCTTGTTTACATTTGGTGTATGACATGTGGGATACAATGATTGAAAAGGTGAAGATGTCCATATATAAACACGAAGGGTTGCGACCAACTGAATTCTCTTCTTTCTATGACGTGGTGTATAACATTCTCATTGATCGTTGGAACAAGAATAGTACTCCACTTCACTGTTTAGCACATTCTTTGAAGCCAag TGAAGAATGGCTTACAGAAGATCCTAATCGAGTTGCTCCACATCAAGATGTCGAACTAACTAGAGAGAGAATGAAGTGTATGAAGAGGTATTTTAGTAGCTCGGAGGATCGTGCAAAAGTGAATGTAGAATTTGCTCAATTTTCTACAAAAACAGGAGattttgatgattatgattcCATATGCGAGAGATACACAATAGATTCTATAAGTTGGTGGGCAACTCATGGGACTTATGCACCAATGCTTCAGAAGATTGCCTTCAAAGTTTTAGGACAACCATCATCCTCTTCATGTTGTGAAAGAAATTGGAGcacatattcttttattaactCCATCAAGAGGAACAAAATGACGCCTCAACGTGCAGAGGATTTGGTATTTATCCACAGCAACCTTCGTCTTTTGTCTAGAAAAACTCCAGAatattcaaaaggaaaaaccaAGGCATGGGATATTGCGGGGATGCTTTTGATTCACTTGAAAATGTAG